A stretch of Aedes aegypti strain LVP_AGWG chromosome 2, AaegL5.0 Primary Assembly, whole genome shotgun sequence DNA encodes these proteins:
- the LOC5565778 gene encoding proline-rich extensin-like protein EPR1 isoform X10, giving the protein MATQTIPTPQPSRGANPQLKSLVYSKYRELLGSYNGKANEILQSYPAYMVKEDKGFDFVDNYGGPPQSTIGSSARRIQAQLPAEPPACVQNAMMRRDKQPFTYTPGGIDLSQIKSPRMAKRISRNAQSEGVSNQPKVSPLAQNNNTSNSSSSQPAVSPAATLGAAAMGMPFQVFPTGPPAPPPPPPPSVARKPTQGQTNGNSAPAPPPPPPPPVLSVEKKTPVPQSFEPPPMGCRPEIKIPPNPMANLRKAPRPQPKNDFWIEEYRNEKRNDLPNPVQQMPVYSTREADEEVAKNTHNRTDQLTVRNDSPNRSPSPSNLTKSLENGSQVSTMKTPPVYSQSPVPPNLPPPITPTKLSQPSSTLSIDSTSKQTKEQSPKPRQKSPPLSTPPSPPTNGTSVSTQNTAPTTITNSTTVKPPTAQKPAPQALGSLYIPPPHEAFANSKQSLLTQTSPPWMSSRQNSVKEQPEWVHKEDPDYLGSKVSSASKSNSNEFAVKSSESITAAPPSPPKPAPVPKPQQSPQPTTSVSRPQTIELPSPAISQTHYIQLQNPKVTPQPIVQQAPVGTMPTLRSYQQTPVYVQNQEYSPQPATTQKERIIPIQMEQSPIKTPASAPSFAPPPYYSPGPQYNTVQSPLTVGYPGPHSGFTTPTAMYSNPNHFVNQGYNNINYPPASPQHPMYQQHHQHYQQQPPPMQQQQQHQQMMHQQRMQQQTPTQQPGGVRIIPIKVDNDNETTATTVRGPLSQTPAIIQSDPRSHNNPQAWNGNSAPNQSRSFRVLQQITDTMEDAESGSTPKPSNEQQQQQQQHQQSNSNVEGTENQMRRLQLSKDDKALMNRVKNQVDGEVYLHNEEDPRYRGAAIPSKAFRYLQNMTDGGQASNPNSAGSSNRSNQMFVQNRGNASESEDETARQYVPPSEQRVEEPKKYTGSAIPSRSFKMLQAMTQSDAPEKKNTTERKD; this is encoded by the exons CTATGGCGGTCCACCACAGTCCACAATCGGCAGTTCAGCACGACGGATACAGGCACAACTGCCAGCAGAACCGCCGGCTTGCGTGCAAAATGCCATGATGCGACGTGATAAGCAACCATTCACATATACCCCTGGTGGCATTGACCTGTCCCAGATCAAATCGCCCCGTATGGCCAAACGGATATCACGGAACGCACAGTCGGAAGGTGTGAGTAATCAGCCAAAAGTCTCCCCACTAGCACAG AATAATAACACTAGCAATAGTAGTAGTAGTCAACCAGCAGTGTCTCCTGCGGCGACTTTGGGAGCTGCCGCAATGGGTATGCCCTTCCAGGTATTTCCCACGGGGCCTCCAGCTCCTCCCCCTCCACCTCCTCCAAGTGTAGCAAGGAAGCCAACACAGGGACAAACCAACGGTAACAGTGCACCTGCTCCACCTCCTCCTCCCCCACCACCAGTTCTTTCAGTTGAGAAAAAGACTCCAGTACCACAATCTTTCGAACCACCTCCGATGGGATGTAGGCCAGAGATCAAAATCCCACCAAATCCAATGGCCAATCTTCGAAAAGCGCCTCGTCCTCAACCAAAGAACGATTTTTGGATAGAGGAATATCGAAACGAGAAACGCAATGATCTGCCAAACCCTGTTCAGCAGATGCCTGTGTATAGTACGCGAGAAGCAGACGAAGAAG TCGCTAAGAATACGCATAATCGCACAGACCAACTTACCGTTAGGAACGATTCGCCCAATCGCTCACCAAGCCCATCCAATCTAACTAAATCGCTCGAAAACGGTTCACAGGTGTCGACAATGAAGACACCTCCAGTCTATAGTCAAAGTCCAGTTCCACCCAACCTCCCACCACCTATCACACCAACTAAATTATCACAACCATCATCAACCCTGTCCATCGACTCCACATCGAAACAGACCAAGGAACAGTCTCCTAAGCCCCGACAAAAATCACCACCATTATCTACTCCACCATCTCCGCCCACCAACGGAACATCCGTTAGCACGCAAAACACTGCACCAACCACAATCACCAACTCCACAACGGTTAAACCTCCCACAGCTCAAAAGCCAGCCCCTCAAGCATTAGGTTCTCTATACATACCACCACCTCACGAAGCGTTTGCCAATAGCAAGCAGAGTCTACTCACTCAAACAAGCCCACCATGGATGTCATCACGTCAAAACAGTGTTAAAGAACAGCCCGAATGGGTTCATAAAGAGGACCCCGATTACTTGGGATCCAAAGTATCATCAGCGTCCAAGTCAAACAGTAACGAATTCGCGGTTAAATCTTCAGAATCTATCACTGCAGCTCCACCAAGTCCGCCGAAACCTGCTCCAGTACCAAAACCGCAGCAATCCCCTCAACCCACTACATCAGTTAGCAGACCACAGACTATCGAGTTGCCCTCTCCAGCAATCTCACAAACACATTACATACAGCTGCAAAATCCCAAGGTCACACCCCAGCCAATCGTACAGCAGGCTCCTGTAGGCACAATGCCAACACTTCGGAGCTATCAACAAACACCGGTATATGTGCAGAACCAAGAGTACTCCCCGCAGCCGGCAACAACTCAAAAG GAACGCATCATACCCATACAAATGGAACAGTCGCCTATTAAAACGCCGGCATCAGCACCAAGTTTTGCACCTCCACCGTACTACAGTCCTGGACCGCAATACAATACCGTTCAGTCGCCACTTACAGTTGGTTATCCAGGTCCTCATAGTG GCTTTACAACACCAACCGCGATGTACAGCAACCCAAATCACTTCGTCAATCAGGGCTATAACAACATCAACTACCCGCCTGCATCACCTCAGCATCCCATGTATCAACAGCATCACCAGCACTATCAACAGCAACCGCCACCAAtgcagcaacagcaacaacatcAGCAAATGATGCACCAACAACGAATGCAGCAACAGACGCCTACGCAACAACCCGGAGGTGTTCGGATCATACCAATCAAAGTCGACAACGACAACGAGACTACGGCTACCACTGTGCGTGGACCTCTATCTCAAACGCCAGCAATCATTCAAAG TGATCCGCGAAGCCACAATAATCCACAGGCCTGGAATGGCAACAGTGCGCCAAATCAGTCCCGTTCCTTCAGGGTACTACAGCAGATTACAGACACCATGGAAGATGCCGAATCTGGGTCAACGCCGAAGCCATCAAAtgaacaacagcagcagcaacaacaacatcaACAGTCAAACAGCAACGTCGAGGGTACGGAGAATCAAATGCGTCGGCTTCAGCTGAGCAAAGACGACAAGGCACTGATGAATCGAGTCAAAAATCAAG TTGACGGGGAAGTATATCTCCACAACGAAGAAGATCCCCGTTATCGCGGTGCAGCCATACCTTCAAAGGCGTTCAGGTATCTGCAGAACATGACCGACGGCGGTCAGGCTTCGAATCCGAACAGTGCCG GTTCATCCAACCGTTCCAATCAAATGTTTGTGCAAAACCGTGGCAACGCTAGTGAGTcag AGGATGAAACGGCACGGCAGTACGTTCCACCGAGCGAACAAAGGGTGGAGGAACCGAAGAAATACACCGGAAGTGCTATACCAAGCCGATCGTTCAAAATGCTTCAAGCAATGACTCAATCAGATGCACCCG
- the LOC5565778 gene encoding proline-rich extensin-like protein EPR1 isoform X11 translates to MATQTIPTPQPSRGANPQLKSLVYSKYRELLGSYNGKANEILQSYPAYMVKEDKGFDFVDNYGGPPQSTIGSSARRIQAQLPAEPPACVQNAMMRRDKQPFTYTPGGIDLSQIKSPRMAKRISRNAQSEGVSNQPKVSPLAQNNNTSNSSSSQPAVSPAATLGAAAMGMPFQVFPTGPPAPPPPPPPSVARKPTQGQTNGNSAPAPPPPPPPPVLSVEKKTPVPQSFEPPPMGCRPEIKIPPNPMANLRKAPRPQPKNDFWIEEYRNEKRNDLPNPVQQMPVYSTREADEEVAKNTHNRTDQLTVRNDSPNRSPSPSNLTKSLENGSQVSTMKTPPVYSQSPVPPNLPPPITPTKLSQPSSTLSIDSTSKQTKEQSPKPRQKSPPLSTPPSPPTNGTSVSTQNTAPTTITNSTTVKPPTAQKPAPQALGSLYIPPPHEAFANSKQSLLTQTSPPWMSSRQNSVKEQPEWVHKEDPDYLGSKVSSASKSNSNEFAVKSSESITAAPPSPPKPAPVPKPQQSPQPTTSVSRPQTIELPSPAISQTHYIQLQNPKVTPQPIVQQAPVGTMPTLRSYQQTPVYVQNQEYSPQPATTQKERIIPIQMEQSPIKTPASAPSFAPPPYYSPGPQYNTVQSPLTVGYPGPHSGFTTPTAMYSNPNHFVNQGYNNINYPPASPQHPMYQQHHQHYQQQPPPMQQQQQHQQMMHQQRMQQQTPTQQPGGVRIIPIKVDNDNETTATTVRGPLSQTPAIIQSDPRSHNNPQAWNGNSAPNQSRSFRVLQQITDTMEDAESGSTPKPSNEQQQQQQQHQQSNSNVEGTENQMRRLQLSKDDKALMNRVKNQVDGEVYLHNEEDPRYRGAAIPSKAFRYLQNMTDGGQASNPNSAGSSNRSNQMFVQNRGNASESEDETARQYVPPSEQRVEEPKKYTGSAIPSRSFKMLQAMTQSDAPGPGETDF, encoded by the exons CTATGGCGGTCCACCACAGTCCACAATCGGCAGTTCAGCACGACGGATACAGGCACAACTGCCAGCAGAACCGCCGGCTTGCGTGCAAAATGCCATGATGCGACGTGATAAGCAACCATTCACATATACCCCTGGTGGCATTGACCTGTCCCAGATCAAATCGCCCCGTATGGCCAAACGGATATCACGGAACGCACAGTCGGAAGGTGTGAGTAATCAGCCAAAAGTCTCCCCACTAGCACAG AATAATAACACTAGCAATAGTAGTAGTAGTCAACCAGCAGTGTCTCCTGCGGCGACTTTGGGAGCTGCCGCAATGGGTATGCCCTTCCAGGTATTTCCCACGGGGCCTCCAGCTCCTCCCCCTCCACCTCCTCCAAGTGTAGCAAGGAAGCCAACACAGGGACAAACCAACGGTAACAGTGCACCTGCTCCACCTCCTCCTCCCCCACCACCAGTTCTTTCAGTTGAGAAAAAGACTCCAGTACCACAATCTTTCGAACCACCTCCGATGGGATGTAGGCCAGAGATCAAAATCCCACCAAATCCAATGGCCAATCTTCGAAAAGCGCCTCGTCCTCAACCAAAGAACGATTTTTGGATAGAGGAATATCGAAACGAGAAACGCAATGATCTGCCAAACCCTGTTCAGCAGATGCCTGTGTATAGTACGCGAGAAGCAGACGAAGAAG TCGCTAAGAATACGCATAATCGCACAGACCAACTTACCGTTAGGAACGATTCGCCCAATCGCTCACCAAGCCCATCCAATCTAACTAAATCGCTCGAAAACGGTTCACAGGTGTCGACAATGAAGACACCTCCAGTCTATAGTCAAAGTCCAGTTCCACCCAACCTCCCACCACCTATCACACCAACTAAATTATCACAACCATCATCAACCCTGTCCATCGACTCCACATCGAAACAGACCAAGGAACAGTCTCCTAAGCCCCGACAAAAATCACCACCATTATCTACTCCACCATCTCCGCCCACCAACGGAACATCCGTTAGCACGCAAAACACTGCACCAACCACAATCACCAACTCCACAACGGTTAAACCTCCCACAGCTCAAAAGCCAGCCCCTCAAGCATTAGGTTCTCTATACATACCACCACCTCACGAAGCGTTTGCCAATAGCAAGCAGAGTCTACTCACTCAAACAAGCCCACCATGGATGTCATCACGTCAAAACAGTGTTAAAGAACAGCCCGAATGGGTTCATAAAGAGGACCCCGATTACTTGGGATCCAAAGTATCATCAGCGTCCAAGTCAAACAGTAACGAATTCGCGGTTAAATCTTCAGAATCTATCACTGCAGCTCCACCAAGTCCGCCGAAACCTGCTCCAGTACCAAAACCGCAGCAATCCCCTCAACCCACTACATCAGTTAGCAGACCACAGACTATCGAGTTGCCCTCTCCAGCAATCTCACAAACACATTACATACAGCTGCAAAATCCCAAGGTCACACCCCAGCCAATCGTACAGCAGGCTCCTGTAGGCACAATGCCAACACTTCGGAGCTATCAACAAACACCGGTATATGTGCAGAACCAAGAGTACTCCCCGCAGCCGGCAACAACTCAAAAG GAACGCATCATACCCATACAAATGGAACAGTCGCCTATTAAAACGCCGGCATCAGCACCAAGTTTTGCACCTCCACCGTACTACAGTCCTGGACCGCAATACAATACCGTTCAGTCGCCACTTACAGTTGGTTATCCAGGTCCTCATAGTG GCTTTACAACACCAACCGCGATGTACAGCAACCCAAATCACTTCGTCAATCAGGGCTATAACAACATCAACTACCCGCCTGCATCACCTCAGCATCCCATGTATCAACAGCATCACCAGCACTATCAACAGCAACCGCCACCAAtgcagcaacagcaacaacatcAGCAAATGATGCACCAACAACGAATGCAGCAACAGACGCCTACGCAACAACCCGGAGGTGTTCGGATCATACCAATCAAAGTCGACAACGACAACGAGACTACGGCTACCACTGTGCGTGGACCTCTATCTCAAACGCCAGCAATCATTCAAAG TGATCCGCGAAGCCACAATAATCCACAGGCCTGGAATGGCAACAGTGCGCCAAATCAGTCCCGTTCCTTCAGGGTACTACAGCAGATTACAGACACCATGGAAGATGCCGAATCTGGGTCAACGCCGAAGCCATCAAAtgaacaacagcagcagcaacaacaacatcaACAGTCAAACAGCAACGTCGAGGGTACGGAGAATCAAATGCGTCGGCTTCAGCTGAGCAAAGACGACAAGGCACTGATGAATCGAGTCAAAAATCAAG TTGACGGGGAAGTATATCTCCACAACGAAGAAGATCCCCGTTATCGCGGTGCAGCCATACCTTCAAAGGCGTTCAGGTATCTGCAGAACATGACCGACGGCGGTCAGGCTTCGAATCCGAACAGTGCCG GTTCATCCAACCGTTCCAATCAAATGTTTGTGCAAAACCGTGGCAACGCTAGTGAGTcag AGGATGAAACGGCACGGCAGTACGTTCCACCGAGCGAACAAAGGGTGGAGGAACCGAAGAAATACACCGGAAGTGCTATACCAAGCCGATCGTTCAAAATGCTTCAAGCAATGACTCAATCAGATGCACCCG
- the LOC5565778 gene encoding proline-rich extensin-like protein EPR1 isoform X9, whose protein sequence is MATQTIPTPQPSRGANPQLKSLVYSKYRELLGSYNGKANEILQSYPAYMVKEDKGFDFVDNYGGPPQSTIGSSARRIQAQLPAEPPACVQNAMMRRDKQPFTYTPGGIDLSQIKSPRMAKRISRNAQSEGVSNQPKVSPLAQNNNTSNSSSSQPAVSPAATLGAAAMGMPFQVFPTGPPAPPPPPPPSVARKPTQGQTNGNSAPAPPPPPPPPVLSVEKKTPVPQSFEPPPMGCRPEIKIPPNPMANLRKAPRPQPKNDFWIEEYRNEKRNDLPNPVQQMPVYSTREADEEVAKNTHNRTDQLTVRNDSPNRSPSPSNLTKSLENGSQVSTMKTPPVYSQSPVPPNLPPPITPTKLSQPSSTLSIDSTSKQTKEQSPKPRQKSPPLSTPPSPPTNGTSVSTQNTAPTTITNSTTVKPPTAQKPAPQALGSLYIPPPHEAFANSKQSLLTQTSPPWMSSRQNSVKEQPEWVHKEDPDYLGSKVSSASKSNSNEFAVKSSESITAAPPSPPKPAPVPKPQQSPQPTTSVSRPQTIELPSPAISQTHYIQLQNPKVTPQPIVQQAPVGTMPTLRSYQQTPVYVQNQEYSPQPATTQKERIIPIQMEQSPIKTPASAPSFAPPPYYSPGPQYNTVQSPLTVGYPGPHSGFTTPTAMYSNPNHFVNQGYNNINYPPASPQHPMYQQHHQHYQQQPPPMQQQQQHQQMMHQQRMQQQTPTQQPGGVRIIPIKVDNDNETTATTVRGPLSQTPAIIQSGDHRYIIHDIPLEAKLRFLKNRLSDPRSHNNPQAWNGNSAPNQSRSFRVLQQITDTMEDAESGSTPKPSNEQQQQQQQHQQSNSNVEGTENQMRRLQLSKDDKALMNRVKNQVDGEVYLHNEEDPRYRGAAIPSKAFRYLQNMTDGGQASNPNSAGSSNRSNQMFVQNRGNASESEDETARQYVPPSEQRVEEPKKYTGSAIPSRSFKMLQAMTQSDAPGPGETDF, encoded by the exons CTATGGCGGTCCACCACAGTCCACAATCGGCAGTTCAGCACGACGGATACAGGCACAACTGCCAGCAGAACCGCCGGCTTGCGTGCAAAATGCCATGATGCGACGTGATAAGCAACCATTCACATATACCCCTGGTGGCATTGACCTGTCCCAGATCAAATCGCCCCGTATGGCCAAACGGATATCACGGAACGCACAGTCGGAAGGTGTGAGTAATCAGCCAAAAGTCTCCCCACTAGCACAG AATAATAACACTAGCAATAGTAGTAGTAGTCAACCAGCAGTGTCTCCTGCGGCGACTTTGGGAGCTGCCGCAATGGGTATGCCCTTCCAGGTATTTCCCACGGGGCCTCCAGCTCCTCCCCCTCCACCTCCTCCAAGTGTAGCAAGGAAGCCAACACAGGGACAAACCAACGGTAACAGTGCACCTGCTCCACCTCCTCCTCCCCCACCACCAGTTCTTTCAGTTGAGAAAAAGACTCCAGTACCACAATCTTTCGAACCACCTCCGATGGGATGTAGGCCAGAGATCAAAATCCCACCAAATCCAATGGCCAATCTTCGAAAAGCGCCTCGTCCTCAACCAAAGAACGATTTTTGGATAGAGGAATATCGAAACGAGAAACGCAATGATCTGCCAAACCCTGTTCAGCAGATGCCTGTGTATAGTACGCGAGAAGCAGACGAAGAAG TCGCTAAGAATACGCATAATCGCACAGACCAACTTACCGTTAGGAACGATTCGCCCAATCGCTCACCAAGCCCATCCAATCTAACTAAATCGCTCGAAAACGGTTCACAGGTGTCGACAATGAAGACACCTCCAGTCTATAGTCAAAGTCCAGTTCCACCCAACCTCCCACCACCTATCACACCAACTAAATTATCACAACCATCATCAACCCTGTCCATCGACTCCACATCGAAACAGACCAAGGAACAGTCTCCTAAGCCCCGACAAAAATCACCACCATTATCTACTCCACCATCTCCGCCCACCAACGGAACATCCGTTAGCACGCAAAACACTGCACCAACCACAATCACCAACTCCACAACGGTTAAACCTCCCACAGCTCAAAAGCCAGCCCCTCAAGCATTAGGTTCTCTATACATACCACCACCTCACGAAGCGTTTGCCAATAGCAAGCAGAGTCTACTCACTCAAACAAGCCCACCATGGATGTCATCACGTCAAAACAGTGTTAAAGAACAGCCCGAATGGGTTCATAAAGAGGACCCCGATTACTTGGGATCCAAAGTATCATCAGCGTCCAAGTCAAACAGTAACGAATTCGCGGTTAAATCTTCAGAATCTATCACTGCAGCTCCACCAAGTCCGCCGAAACCTGCTCCAGTACCAAAACCGCAGCAATCCCCTCAACCCACTACATCAGTTAGCAGACCACAGACTATCGAGTTGCCCTCTCCAGCAATCTCACAAACACATTACATACAGCTGCAAAATCCCAAGGTCACACCCCAGCCAATCGTACAGCAGGCTCCTGTAGGCACAATGCCAACACTTCGGAGCTATCAACAAACACCGGTATATGTGCAGAACCAAGAGTACTCCCCGCAGCCGGCAACAACTCAAAAG GAACGCATCATACCCATACAAATGGAACAGTCGCCTATTAAAACGCCGGCATCAGCACCAAGTTTTGCACCTCCACCGTACTACAGTCCTGGACCGCAATACAATACCGTTCAGTCGCCACTTACAGTTGGTTATCCAGGTCCTCATAGTG GCTTTACAACACCAACCGCGATGTACAGCAACCCAAATCACTTCGTCAATCAGGGCTATAACAACATCAACTACCCGCCTGCATCACCTCAGCATCCCATGTATCAACAGCATCACCAGCACTATCAACAGCAACCGCCACCAAtgcagcaacagcaacaacatcAGCAAATGATGCACCAACAACGAATGCAGCAACAGACGCCTACGCAACAACCCGGAGGTGTTCGGATCATACCAATCAAAGTCGACAACGACAACGAGACTACGGCTACCACTGTGCGTGGACCTCTATCTCAAACGCCAGCAATCATTCAAAG CGGTGACCATAGATATATCATTCACGATATCCCGCTAGAAGCTAAGCTTCGTTTCCTTAAAAATAGACTCAG TGATCCGCGAAGCCACAATAATCCACAGGCCTGGAATGGCAACAGTGCGCCAAATCAGTCCCGTTCCTTCAGGGTACTACAGCAGATTACAGACACCATGGAAGATGCCGAATCTGGGTCAACGCCGAAGCCATCAAAtgaacaacagcagcagcaacaacaacatcaACAGTCAAACAGCAACGTCGAGGGTACGGAGAATCAAATGCGTCGGCTTCAGCTGAGCAAAGACGACAAGGCACTGATGAATCGAGTCAAAAATCAAG TTGACGGGGAAGTATATCTCCACAACGAAGAAGATCCCCGTTATCGCGGTGCAGCCATACCTTCAAAGGCGTTCAGGTATCTGCAGAACATGACCGACGGCGGTCAGGCTTCGAATCCGAACAGTGCCG GTTCATCCAACCGTTCCAATCAAATGTTTGTGCAAAACCGTGGCAACGCTAGTGAGTcag AGGATGAAACGGCACGGCAGTACGTTCCACCGAGCGAACAAAGGGTGGAGGAACCGAAGAAATACACCGGAAGTGCTATACCAAGCCGATCGTTCAAAATGCTTCAAGCAATGACTCAATCAGATGCACCCG
- the LOC5565778 gene encoding proline-rich extensin-like protein EPR1 isoform X8 — protein MATQTIPTPQPSRGANPQLKSLVYSKYRELLGSYNGKANEILQSYPAYMVKEDKGFDFVDNYGGPPQSTIGSSARRIQAQLPAEPPACVQNAMMRRDKQPFTYTPGGIDLSQIKSPRMAKRISRNAQSEGVSNQPKVSPLAQNNNTSNSSSSQPAVSPAATLGAAAMGMPFQVFPTGPPAPPPPPPPSVARKPTQGQTNGNSAPAPPPPPPPPVLSVEKKTPVPQSFEPPPMGCRPEIKIPPNPMANLRKAPRPQPKNDFWIEEYRNEKRNDLPNPVQQMPVYSTREADEEVAKNTHNRTDQLTVRNDSPNRSPSPSNLTKSLENGSQVSTMKTPPVYSQSPVPPNLPPPITPTKLSQPSSTLSIDSTSKQTKEQSPKPRQKSPPLSTPPSPPTNGTSVSTQNTAPTTITNSTTVKPPTAQKPAPQALGSLYIPPPHEAFANSKQSLLTQTSPPWMSSRQNSVKEQPEWVHKEDPDYLGSKVSSASKSNSNEFAVKSSESITAAPPSPPKPAPVPKPQQSPQPTTSVSRPQTIELPSPAISQTHYIQLQNPKVTPQPIVQQAPVGTMPTLRSYQQTPVYVQNQEYSPQPATTQKERIIPIQMEQSPIKTPASAPSFAPPPYYSPGPQYNTVQSPLTVGYPGPHSGFTTPTAMYSNPNHFVNQGYNNINYPPASPQHPMYQQHHQHYQQQPPPMQQQQQHQQMMHQQRMQQQTPTQQPGGVRIIPIKVDNDNETTATTVRGPLSQTPAIIQSGDHRYIIHDIPLEAKLRFLKNRLSDPRSHNNPQAWNGNSAPNQSRSFRVLQQITDTMEDAESGSTPKPSNEQQQQQQQHQQSNSNVEGTENQMRRLQLSKDDKALMNRVKNQVDGEVYLHNEEDPRYRGAAIPSKAFRYLQNMTDGGQASNPNSAGSSNRSNQMFVQNRGNASESEDETARQYVPPSEQRVEEPKKYTGSAIPSRSFKMLQAMTQSDAPEKKNTTERKD, from the exons CTATGGCGGTCCACCACAGTCCACAATCGGCAGTTCAGCACGACGGATACAGGCACAACTGCCAGCAGAACCGCCGGCTTGCGTGCAAAATGCCATGATGCGACGTGATAAGCAACCATTCACATATACCCCTGGTGGCATTGACCTGTCCCAGATCAAATCGCCCCGTATGGCCAAACGGATATCACGGAACGCACAGTCGGAAGGTGTGAGTAATCAGCCAAAAGTCTCCCCACTAGCACAG AATAATAACACTAGCAATAGTAGTAGTAGTCAACCAGCAGTGTCTCCTGCGGCGACTTTGGGAGCTGCCGCAATGGGTATGCCCTTCCAGGTATTTCCCACGGGGCCTCCAGCTCCTCCCCCTCCACCTCCTCCAAGTGTAGCAAGGAAGCCAACACAGGGACAAACCAACGGTAACAGTGCACCTGCTCCACCTCCTCCTCCCCCACCACCAGTTCTTTCAGTTGAGAAAAAGACTCCAGTACCACAATCTTTCGAACCACCTCCGATGGGATGTAGGCCAGAGATCAAAATCCCACCAAATCCAATGGCCAATCTTCGAAAAGCGCCTCGTCCTCAACCAAAGAACGATTTTTGGATAGAGGAATATCGAAACGAGAAACGCAATGATCTGCCAAACCCTGTTCAGCAGATGCCTGTGTATAGTACGCGAGAAGCAGACGAAGAAG TCGCTAAGAATACGCATAATCGCACAGACCAACTTACCGTTAGGAACGATTCGCCCAATCGCTCACCAAGCCCATCCAATCTAACTAAATCGCTCGAAAACGGTTCACAGGTGTCGACAATGAAGACACCTCCAGTCTATAGTCAAAGTCCAGTTCCACCCAACCTCCCACCACCTATCACACCAACTAAATTATCACAACCATCATCAACCCTGTCCATCGACTCCACATCGAAACAGACCAAGGAACAGTCTCCTAAGCCCCGACAAAAATCACCACCATTATCTACTCCACCATCTCCGCCCACCAACGGAACATCCGTTAGCACGCAAAACACTGCACCAACCACAATCACCAACTCCACAACGGTTAAACCTCCCACAGCTCAAAAGCCAGCCCCTCAAGCATTAGGTTCTCTATACATACCACCACCTCACGAAGCGTTTGCCAATAGCAAGCAGAGTCTACTCACTCAAACAAGCCCACCATGGATGTCATCACGTCAAAACAGTGTTAAAGAACAGCCCGAATGGGTTCATAAAGAGGACCCCGATTACTTGGGATCCAAAGTATCATCAGCGTCCAAGTCAAACAGTAACGAATTCGCGGTTAAATCTTCAGAATCTATCACTGCAGCTCCACCAAGTCCGCCGAAACCTGCTCCAGTACCAAAACCGCAGCAATCCCCTCAACCCACTACATCAGTTAGCAGACCACAGACTATCGAGTTGCCCTCTCCAGCAATCTCACAAACACATTACATACAGCTGCAAAATCCCAAGGTCACACCCCAGCCAATCGTACAGCAGGCTCCTGTAGGCACAATGCCAACACTTCGGAGCTATCAACAAACACCGGTATATGTGCAGAACCAAGAGTACTCCCCGCAGCCGGCAACAACTCAAAAG GAACGCATCATACCCATACAAATGGAACAGTCGCCTATTAAAACGCCGGCATCAGCACCAAGTTTTGCACCTCCACCGTACTACAGTCCTGGACCGCAATACAATACCGTTCAGTCGCCACTTACAGTTGGTTATCCAGGTCCTCATAGTG GCTTTACAACACCAACCGCGATGTACAGCAACCCAAATCACTTCGTCAATCAGGGCTATAACAACATCAACTACCCGCCTGCATCACCTCAGCATCCCATGTATCAACAGCATCACCAGCACTATCAACAGCAACCGCCACCAAtgcagcaacagcaacaacatcAGCAAATGATGCACCAACAACGAATGCAGCAACAGACGCCTACGCAACAACCCGGAGGTGTTCGGATCATACCAATCAAAGTCGACAACGACAACGAGACTACGGCTACCACTGTGCGTGGACCTCTATCTCAAACGCCAGCAATCATTCAAAG CGGTGACCATAGATATATCATTCACGATATCCCGCTAGAAGCTAAGCTTCGTTTCCTTAAAAATAGACTCAG TGATCCGCGAAGCCACAATAATCCACAGGCCTGGAATGGCAACAGTGCGCCAAATCAGTCCCGTTCCTTCAGGGTACTACAGCAGATTACAGACACCATGGAAGATGCCGAATCTGGGTCAACGCCGAAGCCATCAAAtgaacaacagcagcagcaacaacaacatcaACAGTCAAACAGCAACGTCGAGGGTACGGAGAATCAAATGCGTCGGCTTCAGCTGAGCAAAGACGACAAGGCACTGATGAATCGAGTCAAAAATCAAG TTGACGGGGAAGTATATCTCCACAACGAAGAAGATCCCCGTTATCGCGGTGCAGCCATACCTTCAAAGGCGTTCAGGTATCTGCAGAACATGACCGACGGCGGTCAGGCTTCGAATCCGAACAGTGCCG GTTCATCCAACCGTTCCAATCAAATGTTTGTGCAAAACCGTGGCAACGCTAGTGAGTcag AGGATGAAACGGCACGGCAGTACGTTCCACCGAGCGAACAAAGGGTGGAGGAACCGAAGAAATACACCGGAAGTGCTATACCAAGCCGATCGTTCAAAATGCTTCAAGCAATGACTCAATCAGATGCACCCG